The Salmo salar chromosome ssa02, Ssal_v3.1, whole genome shotgun sequence genome segment GAAATGTGCATGGGTTTCATTGGCATGTACTTGATCTCCTTGTCGTACTGCCATTTTGTACAGCTTGGCATCTATATTGCGAATTGAATATGTTCAGCATAGACTGCATTAGAATCACAAACAGTTTACTGCACTGTTTATGTTCAACGTCACTTGTGAATATATGTACACTGTTAAAGTCCAGTCTCCATCGCACCCTCCTCTTCAGTCCGAGTCACAAGACGACAAGTCACTTGACAGTCCTGCCTCTAAACTTCATGTCTTTCATTAAGAAATATGGGATGATTCAATAAGCCTCTTCTTTAGTGAGCGGTTACAAAATACTTGTATAAAGGTCCTATATACACGTCAAAGCAGTACTGTAGATTTCAGCAATATATTTCTGTATCTTCCTTGCAATACACACTATTTAACTGAATACTCAGATAGTTTGTTTCTACTTTAGTATTTATGCAGATTCCAGTGTACACTTTACAATCAGCCATGGCGGAGGAGTGACTTCAGTCTTATCACTGGGCGGATAATGTCCTAATTGAATCAGATGTGTTGGGGTGGGGAGATAATTAAGGTAGTATCTAGGAAAACGAGAGGCTATCTTCAGATCTGAGCAGACGATGCATGAAGAGAGAGAAGACTAAAAGTACTGGCATAATACCATAGGTTTGTACAGACGCATCCCCCAAAAGGACTACATCAACACATTTTACTGGATAAGAGAAGGTTGCAACAAGTTATTGTTCTTTAGATGATCTAGATAACGAGAAGACAGAAAGGTCTTGAGGAGCTGGGAAAGCAGTCAAATCAAAGGGAATACAGGATATTGTCTTCGTTTGGAGAGAGACAAAAAAAACAAGTGATGTCGCAGCTTCTATGCCATCTGCTTTTACTGTGTCTGGTACCACCTGTGGGTAAGTGGAAGAGAAGGGAGTTAGAAACGGAATACTTATATTGCAATGTATCatatactgtgtttgtgtgtgcgtgcatgtgtgtttatgGGAGAAGCTAATTGGTGTTGAGTTTTGTATATTGACTTGTGCATTATTACATTAACAGCATTGTTTAAGCCCCTCCCACCCATTTCCACCATAAGACTTTAGCTTCTTCCTTAGGTAATATTGACAGTGAAGATTATCAATCAAAAATCTCTACTATCCTTCAGTCCCTGCGCCAAACCTTCGTTTTACTTTGTTCTTAGTGTAATCAATATCTTTCTCTTTCAGTTCCTCTGTTTTGCTACACCTGTGTTTTCCCTGCCATCTCCCCACTGGACTGTATCAAGTTCCCTCAGAAGTGTCCTCCAGGTCAGCTATGTCTGTCCAGCAAAGCTGTGGGGGAGCGCGGTGAGAGCTCCTTTAGTTACATACATTGTGTTTGTGTTCCCGCATGTTTCTGCTTGAGTATGTCCACCTGAGTGTGTACTAATAACACCGTCAATGTAACTCTAACTCGGTCATAAACACCTTTAATCTACAGGAGAATTCAGTGTGACGCTGTATGAGAAGAGCTGTGTCCTCTCAGCCCTGTGTGGCCTGACTGGTGAGAAGTACGCCATGGGCCTCAACTTCACCTTTACCAATGAATGCTGCTCCACCCACCTGTGTAATGGAGCCGCAGCCCCCTCTGCCCTCTACTGGActggctctgctctctctctcctctcattcactctctcactGTGATTTACCAATTTTTAAATATAATGCCACTGCCGCTAAATTCACAAGGAAAACATTCAGTTGGCTAGCGTCGTCGAAACGTTTCAGATATAAATGATGAATAGAGCTGGCATGATTCCTTGTTCTAATTGTCGGAGAGGCATGTTTACACACCGTATTTCTATCTGTCCATTCCAAAACGTTGTATTCTGCTGAATGTGGCCCAGGTGTTTAACACAAATGTGTGCTTTCTCTACATTAAAGATATTGTCCATTGAACTGACCATTTTCTAGAGAtgagcaaacacacacatgttTTTTTCTCAAGTAATGTAAAAATAATGTGCTTAAAAACACTTCTTTTACATCTAGGCATATAATTAACAATATCCCACATTTATCTGTCATCAAAGTTGAAAATGAGAGCTAACAATGTACAAACCATTCACTGTATGGATAATAACTTGTCTGGATATAATCTATAATTGTCTATTTGTATTTTCTTCATTTTTATAGGCCCTGACTATTTTTGTCTAGTCTATCAAAACTTTTAGGCAGGCATAATCATCTATTATAATATTTGAATCCAATTTATCTAATATTTTCCCTGCAGTTCAACAGTCCTCGGTGGCACGAGGTCTCCAACAGCTGTTTTTGATTCTGCCTCATACTGCAAGGAATATTGCGCGTTCACGTTCTAGTTGGAACTAGGAAACTTGGAAAAATTCGACTTGCCAACTGGTTGTACACGTGCGTTGATCAACGAATCAGCAAGTCGGAAATGTCtaagtttcctagttccgactagtatTTGAACGCGGCATACCTATGGCTATGAATTGACGCAGGGCCTGATTTTGCTCGAGTTATTGTACAATTTTGGTACAGGAATATagatatgttttatattttcaaCTTGGCCTTTTTGTTCCTTTTGCATTCTCTAAGAGCAGAGGGAGGCTCAAATGAACGCCAGTCATTTATAAAACCTTCTGTGAAGGTATTACTCGCCGAAGACTCACCATCTTACCTCGAACTACCTGTGTTCCAGCACTCAAGGGTGCCGCTGGTAGACAAGGAACATTTCTCTCCAGTCCGTGGAACTGGACACGAACAATTACCGGATAAAGTTAGGAAAATCCTGATCCCGGTGTACCCAACACAGAAGCCCTCTGGTCCAAAAAGTCAATCCCGCGAAGTGATAACACTTTGTAACATCAACAAGATGTTCGTGCAGGTAAAGAAAAACATTTTGGGCTCCGGAGGTTCACCGTCTCAACTGACACTCGGAACATGCCAAGCCAATAAATCTACAAAAGATTCCCTCATCTTCGAATACGACCTCGGCCTCTGTGGGAGCAAGCGCTCGGTAAGGTTTGTCAGCATTCATAGGCCTACATTTCCCAGAAATACCTTGTTGATATTGACACAGGCCTACTTATTTTCAATAAAACAGCTCGTAAATAATCGTGTGGCCTACTCCAACACTCTCCGATATGACCCTCCGAAGCTCAAAGGGCCTATCAGACGAGCTGCACCATTCACCCTGCGAGTTGTCTGTCACTTCAACAGGTGACTTGCAGTATTCACACTATTTAATGATGGATTGATGTTTACCTTGAGTTCATGTCACTGGAGGAGTTATCATTCCATACAAAGAAAACGATATCAATGATAGCAGGTTGGCACAACATTTAAAAGTTGATTTATAGTCAATGCCAATTATTTACATTTGCTTATTTCTTTCCAGATATCATTACTCCTACAAAATAGGCTACATGCTGAATGTGGTACACAAGGTGTCAAAACCAATGAAGAACAGAATCCGTTCCATGCTCACTGCACGTAATGGTAGGGTATAGATGAGCCATTGATCTACAGTAAATGAGTAGTCCTCATGTTATAGAATGTACTTAAATGAGCCCTCAGGTAATTGAAAGATCTGActactcattctctctccctcagctcaATGGAAGAGACTTGCCCCATCCGATGGGTACTCTATGGGAAAGCCCATGTACTTTCAGGCTGAAGTGCCTTCCATGTCTAAAGATGGACGTCTCTATGTCCACTCGTGTAATGTGACCATTAAGCGGTCACACTCCTCTACGCCTCAGTTTGCTGTCATTGACAATTTTGGGTAATGTAGACATACAGTATGCCAGATCACTTCTATCAGTATCATTTGCACAGTACTTTGCTtttaaagaggcaatctgtagCTGGAACAATAACAAAGAAAACCCCCGCCCATGTTTTGGCAAAAATCTGAGGGAtgcggctggagaaatgtaaccactctcaaattcatagagtgAGCAATAGATGCAAGTACTGACCATCTATGACATCCAAATGATAGTTTTGGGTTCTGATGTTGTACCACAGTTGTACTAGGCTCATGCAGCATtgataagttatattcttcaagaatatatgggtacatatcattcatttctaactccaaaaatgaatgtagcaattgcagattgaccctttaaaaaaaaaaaaagaacttgGATTTAACAGTAATCTATTTTCTGCTCAGGTGCATGGTTGAGAGCAGAAACAACAGTGGCTCCAGATTCATCCCATATAAAAGGAATGTTGTGAGGTTTACCATGGATGCCTTTCTGTTTCAGGGAATGACAGCAGGGCAGGTATGTTAAGGCTGCACTCCGTTCCTAATATACAGTAACCATAGTCAACTGAGCAGTAGTTGAACTTGAGTGCTATGCCCTCATTAGATTTCCTATGCAATACATGGCCTTCATCAAGCGTTATAACTACTGAGCTTAATCTTTTTCTTTCCCTTGTCTATGCAATTCATTTTACTGAGGTCCTCTGACACTACATTGCACTGGAAGTAGTATGTACATAAGTATGCAAACTAGATTCTGTGCCACATTTGAATCAGCCCGAGCCACCTCTTCGGCCACAGCAGCTCTACATGCACTGTGCTATGTCTGTGGGGAGGTCTGTCCCCTCTTCAACTGCGAAGGCCTGCACTTACGATTCTGCAGCAGGAGGGTAAGCCCTGGTAATACTGAAGCTGTTTGATACTTTATCCATATAGGCCCTGCAAAAGATGATAGAAAACCATGAATAATAGAAAAAAGACTCATGTTGCTCTGATGCATCTTGGTCTGGTCCAATCAGATGGAAGGAGCTGTATGGAGCTTCTTCAGTCTGCTCCTGTTGTGAGTCCACGTGTAGCTCTGCTGTCCCCTCTGGTGAGTACTGTGACTACAAGTGTATCTTTGCATTTACTTACTGTTGGGTTTTGTGAGGTTGTTTTGGTCGAGTACTTTTTTGCATTTGTGAAGATGGCCTCATTATGATATGAATCATTTTTATTTGGAAAGCCATTTTCAAACTTTTACACACAAGCCTTAGCCTGTCATCATCAATGAGTATCCATTTATTCAGTCTGTGTCGGTGAGGATATTTGGCATCTAACTTGCTCTGTGTACTCTAGCCACCACCAAGATGGTCACCAGCAAGTCGTGGTCGGTGGAATACCGCACAAAGCCTGCTCTGACCCAGGAGGTGACGACAACCTCACAGCCCGAGACCGTGGTGGAGGGGCAGTTAGGTGTGAGGCAGGTGGAGAGACTTAAAGAGAGGCCTGTGAAGGGATTTGCTGTCGTGGAAGTGGAGCAGGTCTCTGAACCACACAGAACATTCGAGGAGTTCTTTGGTGTGGACAAATAGACAGCAAGTGTGGTCACTGCCCAATGTTCATGTCGATAATTCATTTTGGCAATAAAACAAATTACTGATACACCATCTAGTTAATATTTTTGTCAGTTAAAATTATCAATGGTTTGGAGAAAAGAAAGGAGACCAACTCAAATATACAAGTTTCTTTTATTGGCATTTATTGGCACGTTTTATT includes the following:
- the LOC106582366 gene encoding zona pellucida sperm-binding protein 3 → MFYIFNLAFLFLLHSLRAEGGSNERQSFIKPSVKVLLAEDSPSYLELPVFQHSRVPLVDKEHFSPVRGTGHEQLPDKVRKILIPVYPTQKPSGPKSQSREVITLCNINKMFVQVKKNILGSGGSPSQLTLGTCQANKSTKDSLIFEYDLGLCGSKRSLVNNRVAYSNTLRYDPPKLKGPIRRAAPFTLRVVCHFNRYHYSYKIGYMLNVVHKVSKPMKNRIRSMLTARNAQWKRLAPSDGYSMGKPMYFQAEVPSMSKDGRLYVHSCNVTIKRSHSSTPQFAVIDNFGCMVESRNNSGSRFIPYKRNVVRFTMDAFLFQGMTAGQPEPPLRPQQLYMHCAMSVGRSVPSSTAKACTYDSAAGGWKELYGASSVCSCCESTCSSAVPSATTKMVTSKSWSVEYRTKPALTQEVTTTSQPETVVEGQLGVRQVERLKERPVKGFAVVEVEQVSEPHRTFEEFFGVDK
- the LOC106584559 gene encoding sperm acrosome membrane-associated protein 4, yielding MSQLLCHLLLLCLVPPVVPLFCYTCVFPAISPLDCIKFPQKCPPGQLCLSSKAVGERGEFSVTLYEKSCVLSALCGLTGEKYAMGLNFTFTNECCSTHLCNGAAAPSALYWTGSALSLLSFTLSL